A part of Myxococcus landrumus genomic DNA contains:
- a CDS encoding glutamine--tRNA ligase/YqeY domain fusion protein yields MTTTNETQGLNFLQEIIEEDRRTGKHGGRVLTRFPPEPNGYLHIGHAKSICLNFGLAKQYGGLCNLRFDDTNPVTEDTDYVESIQRDVKWLGFDWEERKYFASDYFPKLYDFAVELIKQGKAYVCSLSPDEIREYRGDFTTPGRDSPYRTRSVEENLDLFARMRAGEFPDSKHTLRAKIDMTSPNPVLRDPPIYRIRHAHHHRTENAWPIYPLYDFAHCLSDALEGITHSICTLEFENRRVLYDWIVDSLIKGDRPYQYEFNRLNLNYTVMSKRKLLKLVTEKYVSGWDDPRMMTLSGLRRRGFTPKSIRDFASRAGISKTQQLIDMGVLELCIREDLNDTAPRAMGVLRPLKVVVENYPEGQVEMLEVQNHPQKPEMGTRQVPFMRELFIEADDFMEVPAKGFFRLAPGKEVRLRSAYFITCKEVIKDADGKVVELRCTYDPATKGGDSPDGRKVKGTLHWAPGNAPTVEVRLYDRLFSVESPDSDDAKDFTTFLNPNSLEVITNARVEPMLANAAGESRFQFERLGYFYVDPKDSQPGRPVFNRTVTLKDSWVKEQGKGK; encoded by the coding sequence ATGACGACGACGAACGAAACGCAGGGCCTGAACTTCCTCCAGGAAATCATCGAGGAAGACCGGCGCACGGGGAAGCACGGCGGTCGTGTGCTCACCCGCTTCCCGCCCGAGCCCAACGGCTACCTCCACATCGGCCACGCCAAGTCCATCTGCCTGAACTTCGGGCTGGCGAAGCAATACGGCGGCCTGTGCAACCTGCGCTTCGACGACACCAACCCCGTCACGGAGGACACGGACTATGTCGAGTCCATCCAGCGCGACGTGAAGTGGCTGGGCTTCGACTGGGAGGAGCGCAAGTACTTCGCGTCCGACTACTTCCCGAAGCTGTATGACTTCGCGGTGGAGCTCATCAAGCAGGGCAAGGCGTACGTGTGCAGCCTGTCCCCGGACGAGATTCGCGAGTACCGCGGCGACTTCACCACGCCGGGCCGCGACAGCCCGTACCGCACCCGCTCCGTGGAGGAGAACCTGGACCTCTTCGCGCGGATGCGCGCCGGTGAGTTCCCGGACAGCAAGCACACGCTGCGCGCGAAGATTGACATGACGTCGCCCAACCCCGTGTTGCGCGACCCGCCCATCTACCGCATCCGCCACGCGCACCACCACCGCACCGAGAATGCGTGGCCCATCTACCCGCTCTATGACTTCGCGCACTGCCTGTCGGACGCGCTCGAGGGCATCACCCACTCCATCTGCACGCTGGAGTTCGAGAACCGGCGGGTGCTGTATGACTGGATTGTCGACAGCCTCATCAAGGGGGATCGGCCGTACCAGTACGAGTTCAACCGGCTGAACCTCAACTACACGGTGATGAGCAAGCGCAAGCTGCTCAAGCTCGTCACCGAGAAGTATGTCTCGGGTTGGGATGACCCTCGGATGATGACGCTCAGTGGCCTGCGCCGCCGGGGCTTCACGCCGAAGTCCATCCGCGACTTCGCCTCGCGCGCGGGCATCAGCAAGACGCAGCAGCTCATCGACATGGGCGTGCTGGAGCTGTGCATCCGCGAGGACCTCAACGACACGGCCCCCCGCGCGATGGGCGTGCTGCGTCCGCTGAAGGTGGTGGTGGAGAACTACCCCGAGGGGCAGGTGGAGATGCTGGAGGTGCAGAACCACCCGCAGAAGCCGGAGATGGGCACGCGCCAGGTGCCGTTCATGCGCGAGCTGTTCATCGAGGCGGACGACTTCATGGAGGTCCCCGCGAAGGGCTTCTTCCGGCTGGCTCCGGGCAAGGAGGTGCGCCTGCGCTCGGCGTACTTCATCACCTGCAAGGAGGTCATCAAGGACGCGGACGGCAAGGTGGTGGAGCTGCGCTGCACCTATGACCCGGCGACGAAGGGTGGAGATTCCCCGGATGGCCGCAAGGTGAAGGGCACGCTGCACTGGGCGCCGGGCAATGCGCCCACCGTCGAGGTGCGGCTGTATGACCGCCTGTTCTCGGTGGAGAGCCCGGACTCGGATGACGCGAAGGACTTCACGACCTTCCTCAATCCGAACAGCCTGGAGGTCATCACGAACGCGCGCGTGGAGCCGATGCTGGCGAACGCCGCGGGGGAGTCCCGCTTCCAGTTCGAGCGGCTGGGTTACTTCTACGTGGACCCGAAGGACTCGCAGCCGGGCCGCCCTGTGTTCAACCGCACCGTCACCCTGAAGGACTCGTGGGTGAAGGAGCAGGGCAAGGGCAAGTAG
- a CDS encoding glycosyltransferase translates to MLVPVPREATKDTRDSRPKRVLFTLVFLGSGGIERSVCNVMAGLDPGRFATRLFFHHRPPPGREDRLPRNAEVSWATDSYDYHRQSLPLYLWHLLRHAREADVIVAGQEGRAALLACLAGRLLGKPVVGMIHFDWGAFHREQPRRQLWGLRLLYPRMQRIIACGQDTARSFQALVPVPDGQLQVIPNFVDGDLVRSAAEAPLPDWAPPVFEKPVVIAVGRLEPQKGFDVLIRSHALARQRGVDHHLLILGVGSLEVELKALARSLGVESTVFMPGFAANPHALMRRSAVFALSSRFEGLPMVLLEALALGCPVVSTDCPSGPAEVLEHGRHGVMVPVDDAQALSQALGRVVSDEVHRQDLSRRARARGEELSAARALEAWDSLLSSL, encoded by the coding sequence ATGCTGGTACCTGTGCCGCGAGAAGCCACGAAAGACACCCGAGACTCCCGACCCAAGCGCGTCCTCTTCACGCTGGTTTTCCTGGGTTCCGGGGGCATCGAGCGCTCGGTGTGCAACGTGATGGCGGGCTTGGACCCTGGGCGTTTCGCCACGCGGTTGTTCTTCCACCATCGTCCGCCTCCGGGCCGGGAGGATCGGCTGCCACGCAACGCCGAGGTCTCCTGGGCCACGGACTCCTACGACTACCACCGGCAGAGCCTGCCGCTGTACCTCTGGCACCTGCTGCGCCATGCGCGCGAGGCGGACGTCATCGTCGCGGGCCAGGAGGGGCGGGCGGCGCTGCTGGCGTGTCTGGCGGGGCGGCTGCTCGGCAAGCCCGTGGTGGGGATGATTCACTTCGACTGGGGCGCGTTTCATCGCGAGCAGCCCCGCCGCCAGCTCTGGGGCCTGCGCCTGCTCTATCCGCGCATGCAGCGCATCATCGCCTGCGGTCAGGACACGGCCCGCTCCTTCCAGGCCCTGGTGCCAGTGCCCGACGGCCAGCTCCAGGTCATCCCCAACTTCGTGGACGGCGACCTCGTGCGCTCCGCCGCCGAGGCGCCCCTGCCGGACTGGGCTCCCCCCGTCTTCGAGAAGCCCGTGGTCATCGCGGTGGGACGGCTGGAGCCCCAGAAGGGCTTCGACGTCCTCATCCGGAGCCACGCCCTGGCACGCCAGCGCGGTGTGGACCACCACCTGCTCATCCTCGGGGTGGGCTCGTTGGAGGTCGAACTGAAGGCCCTGGCGCGCTCGTTGGGGGTGGAGTCCACCGTCTTCATGCCGGGCTTCGCGGCCAATCCGCACGCGCTGATGCGCAGGTCGGCGGTGTTCGCGCTGTCCTCGCGATTCGAGGGCCTGCCCATGGTGTTGCTGGAGGCGCTCGCGCTGGGGTGTCCGGTGGTCAGCACGGACTGTCCCTCGGGGCCGGCGGAGGTGCTGGAGCATGGCCGGCATGGGGTGATGGTGCCGGTGGACGACGCCCAGGCGCTGTCCCAGGCGCTGGGGCGTGTCGTCTCGGACGAGGTGCACCGCCAGGACCTCTCCCGCCGGGCTCGGGCGCGAGGGGAGGAGCTGTCCGCGGCCAGGGCCCTGGAGGCGTGGGACTCCCTGCTGTCGTCCCTCTGA
- a CDS encoding arginyltransferase, translated as MARLLAHEVEDPRPCSYLPERQASLENLVMQDVSPEEYEHLLVRGWRRFGPVYFRPACADCHECVSLRVPVDTFRPNRSQRRARAACAHLRVEVGRPRVDEERLSLYRAWHAERESSRDWEPSPLTVREYSLQFAFPHPSAREVAFYDDSPEDGPRLVALGICDETPHAWSAVYFFYDPAFAGLSPGTANVVFQVELARARGIPHVYLGYRVQACASLRYKGSFRPHELLKTRPALDAPPAWAPADDAPGGEPDTSG; from the coding sequence ATGGCCCGCCTGCTGGCACATGAAGTCGAAGACCCCCGCCCGTGCAGCTACCTGCCGGAGCGGCAGGCGTCGCTCGAGAACCTGGTGATGCAGGACGTGTCACCGGAGGAGTACGAGCACCTCCTCGTGCGTGGGTGGCGGCGCTTTGGCCCGGTGTATTTCCGTCCCGCGTGTGCCGACTGCCACGAGTGTGTCTCCCTGCGCGTCCCGGTGGACACGTTCCGGCCCAACCGCAGCCAGCGCCGGGCCCGCGCCGCGTGCGCGCACCTGCGCGTGGAGGTGGGCCGGCCTCGCGTGGACGAGGAGCGGCTGTCGCTCTACCGGGCGTGGCACGCGGAGCGGGAGTCCTCGCGGGACTGGGAGCCCTCGCCGCTCACCGTGCGCGAGTATTCGCTCCAGTTCGCCTTTCCGCATCCGTCCGCGCGCGAGGTGGCCTTCTACGACGACAGCCCGGAGGACGGCCCCCGGCTGGTGGCGCTGGGCATCTGCGACGAGACGCCGCACGCGTGGAGCGCGGTGTACTTCTTCTACGACCCGGCCTTCGCGGGGCTCTCGCCAGGCACGGCGAACGTGGTGTTCCAGGTGGAGCTGGCGCGCGCGCGGGGCATCCCCCACGTGTACCTGGGCTACCGCGTCCAGGCGTGCGCGTCGCTGCGCTACAAGGGCTCGTTTCGCCCCCATGAGCTCTTGAAGACGCGCCCCGCGCTCGACGCGCCGCCCGCGTGGGCGCCCGCGGACGACGCACCCGGCGGCGAACCCGACACGTCGGGTTGA
- a CDS encoding alpha/beta hydrolase: MKTFLKPRPIVLLAPTLAMLMVGGVLTWRGHRIGQGLLHPPHVPVERPVALEELTGLEDVSFTSAEGLALRGWYVPSRNRAAVVLVHGFAGNRAQLLFEARALARAGYGVLLFDLRAHGESGGDRVTWGDGERRDVVAALDFVSHRQDVDPAKLGLFGFSMGGTTSLLVAESDPRVKAVAAAGAYPALEADVYSGYGRWGALSAEPVLWTLRGAGVDVDAVRPIDGMCRLQGRPLLLVNGDVDPDAPSKLQASLFRAACEPKSLWVVPGAGHGEYSRVAPEEYARRLREHFDRALLGSS; this comes from the coding sequence GTGAAAACATTCCTGAAACCTCGCCCTATCGTCTTGCTGGCGCCCACGCTGGCCATGCTCATGGTGGGCGGTGTGTTGACCTGGCGCGGCCATCGTATCGGCCAGGGGTTGCTACATCCTCCGCACGTGCCAGTGGAGCGGCCCGTCGCGCTGGAAGAGCTCACGGGATTGGAAGACGTGAGCTTCACGAGCGCGGAGGGCCTCGCGCTGCGTGGCTGGTACGTGCCGTCGCGCAACCGCGCCGCGGTGGTGCTGGTGCATGGCTTCGCGGGCAACCGCGCGCAGCTCTTGTTCGAGGCGCGCGCGCTGGCCCGCGCCGGCTATGGCGTGCTGCTGTTCGACCTGCGCGCGCATGGGGAGAGCGGCGGGGACCGCGTGACGTGGGGCGATGGCGAGCGGCGGGATGTGGTGGCCGCGCTGGACTTCGTCTCGCACCGTCAGGACGTGGACCCGGCGAAGCTGGGGCTGTTCGGCTTCTCCATGGGTGGCACCACGTCCCTGCTGGTGGCGGAGTCGGACCCACGCGTGAAGGCCGTGGCCGCGGCGGGCGCGTATCCCGCGCTGGAGGCGGACGTGTACTCCGGCTACGGCCGCTGGGGTGCGCTGAGCGCGGAGCCCGTGCTGTGGACGCTGCGCGGCGCGGGCGTGGACGTGGACGCCGTGCGCCCCATCGACGGCATGTGCCGGCTGCAAGGTCGTCCGCTGCTGCTGGTCAACGGCGATGTGGACCCGGATGCGCCTTCCAAGCTCCAGGCCAGCCTCTTCCGCGCGGCCTGCGAGCCCAAGTCCCTGTGGGTCGTCCCGGGCGCGGGCCATGGCGAGTACTCGCGCGTGGCCCCCGAGGAGTACGCGCGCCGGCTGCGCGAGCACTTCGACCGCGCGCTGCTCGGCTCGAGCTGA